Proteins from a genomic interval of Oncorhynchus nerka isolate Pitt River linkage group LG13, Oner_Uvic_2.0, whole genome shotgun sequence:
- the LOC115139472 gene encoding enoyl-[acyl-carrier-protein] reductase, mitochondrial isoform X1: protein MRRPLFRLTQKRVLPLWQRESRTTLAPGALRQLHSCSALVYRKHGHHYDTVRMEEMSLPALGQHSVRLRMLAAPVNPADINMLQGTYPILPVFPAVGGNEGVGEVVEVGLKVTSLRPGDWAIPWDAGFGTWRTEAVCEADDLLQVPKDIPLLGAATIGVNPCTAYRMLQDFVTLKPGATVMQNGSNSAVGQAVIQIAAALGLKTINIIRDRPNRQELEEELKSMGADFVITEEELQCLGLDNLIQELPKPILGLNCVGGRSAGLVLSSLCDGATLVTYGGMAKKPLQIPAKSLIFKNITLQGFWMTQWKRNNSKADVTQLQAMVTSVCDLVKSGQLQPPHCVQVPFHHYSQALQATIQAHQRKHVLLM, encoded by the exons ATGAGGAGGCCTCTGTTCAGACTGACCCAGAAGAGAGTGCTGCccctgtggcagagagagagcagaaccacCCTGGCCCCTGGTGCTCTACGGCAACTCCACTCCTGCTCAGCACTGGTCTACAGAAAGCACGGACATCACTATGACACAGTCAG AATGGAGGAGATGTCCTTGCCAGCCCTGGGTCAACACAGTGTCAGACTGAGGATGTTGGCAGCACCAGTGAATCCAGCTGATATTAACATGCTACAAG GCACATACCCAATCCTTCCAGTGTTTCCTGCTGTGGGTGGGAATGAGGGAGtgggggaggtggtggaggttggTCTGAAGGTCACCTCTCTGAGACCAGGAGACTGGGCCATACCGTGGGATGCTGGCTTTG GTACATggaggacagaggcagtgtgtgaggCTGATGACCTTCTCCAAGTCCCCAAGGACATCCCTCTGCTGGGGGCTGCTACCATCGGGGTGAACCCCTGCACTGCCTACAGGATGCTGCAGGACTTTGTTACACTCAAACCAG GGGCCACTGTGATGCAGAAtggatccaacagtgcagtgggtcAGGCTGTCATTcaaatagctgctgccttggggtTGAAGACCATCAACATCATCAGAGACAG ACCCAATCGACAAGAGTTGGAGGAGGAACTAAAATCGATGGGAGCTGATTTTGTTATCACTGAAGAAGAGCTGCAATGTCTGGGTCTGGATAACTTAATTCAG GAGCTCCCAAAGCCCATCCTGGGTTTGAACTGTGTGGGAGGCCGGAGTGCTGGACTTGTCCTCTCTAGTCTTTG TGATGGGGCAACTTTAGTGACATATGGTGGGATGGCCAAAAAACCTCTCCAGATTCCAGCT AAATCTCTAATTTTTAAGAATATAACATTACAAGGATTCTGGATGACACAGTGGAAAAGAAACAATAGTAAAG caGATGTGACGCAGCTACAGGCCATGGTGACCTCTGTGTGTGACCTCGTGAAGTCTGGCCAGCTCCAGCCACCTCATTGTGTCCAGGTTCCCTTCCACCACTACAGCCAAGCCCTCCAGGCCACAATACAGGCGCATCAAAGGAAACATGTACTGCTCATGTAG
- the LOC115139472 gene encoding enoyl-[acyl-carrier-protein] reductase, mitochondrial isoform X2: MRRPLFRLTQKRVLPLWQRESRTTLAPGALRQLHSCSALVYRKHGHHYDTVRMEEMSLPALGQHSVRLRMLAAPVNPADINMLQGTYPILPVFPAVGGNEGVGEVVEVGLKVTSLRPGDWAIPWDAGFGTWRTEAVCEADDLLQVPKDIPLLGAATIGVNPCTAYRMLQDFVTLKPGATVMQNGSNSAVGQAVIQIAAALGLKTINIIRDRPNRQELEEELKSMGADFVITEEELQCLGLDNLIQELPKPILGLNCVGGRSAGLVLSSLCDGATLVTYGGMAKKPLQIPAKSLIFKNITLQGFWMTQWKRNNSKDVTQLQAMVTSVCDLVKSGQLQPPHCVQVPFHHYSQALQATIQAHQRKHVLLM; encoded by the exons ATGAGGAGGCCTCTGTTCAGACTGACCCAGAAGAGAGTGCTGCccctgtggcagagagagagcagaaccacCCTGGCCCCTGGTGCTCTACGGCAACTCCACTCCTGCTCAGCACTGGTCTACAGAAAGCACGGACATCACTATGACACAGTCAG AATGGAGGAGATGTCCTTGCCAGCCCTGGGTCAACACAGTGTCAGACTGAGGATGTTGGCAGCACCAGTGAATCCAGCTGATATTAACATGCTACAAG GCACATACCCAATCCTTCCAGTGTTTCCTGCTGTGGGTGGGAATGAGGGAGtgggggaggtggtggaggttggTCTGAAGGTCACCTCTCTGAGACCAGGAGACTGGGCCATACCGTGGGATGCTGGCTTTG GTACATggaggacagaggcagtgtgtgaggCTGATGACCTTCTCCAAGTCCCCAAGGACATCCCTCTGCTGGGGGCTGCTACCATCGGGGTGAACCCCTGCACTGCCTACAGGATGCTGCAGGACTTTGTTACACTCAAACCAG GGGCCACTGTGATGCAGAAtggatccaacagtgcagtgggtcAGGCTGTCATTcaaatagctgctgccttggggtTGAAGACCATCAACATCATCAGAGACAG ACCCAATCGACAAGAGTTGGAGGAGGAACTAAAATCGATGGGAGCTGATTTTGTTATCACTGAAGAAGAGCTGCAATGTCTGGGTCTGGATAACTTAATTCAG GAGCTCCCAAAGCCCATCCTGGGTTTGAACTGTGTGGGAGGCCGGAGTGCTGGACTTGTCCTCTCTAGTCTTTG TGATGGGGCAACTTTAGTGACATATGGTGGGATGGCCAAAAAACCTCTCCAGATTCCAGCT AAATCTCTAATTTTTAAGAATATAACATTACAAGGATTCTGGATGACACAGTGGAAAAGAAACAATAGTAAAG ATGTGACGCAGCTACAGGCCATGGTGACCTCTGTGTGTGACCTCGTGAAGTCTGGCCAGCTCCAGCCACCTCATTGTGTCCAGGTTCCCTTCCACCACTACAGCCAAGCCCTCCAGGCCACAATACAGGCGCATCAAAGGAAACATGTACTGCTCATGTAG
- the LOC115139472 gene encoding enoyl-[acyl-carrier-protein] reductase, mitochondrial isoform X4, whose amino-acid sequence MRRPLFRLTQKRVLPLWQRESRTTLAPGALRQLHSCSALVYRKHGHHYDTVRMEEMSLPALGQHSVRLRMLAAPVNPADINMLQGTYPILPVFPAVGGNEGVGEVVEVGLKVTSLRPGDWAIPWDAGFGTWRTEAVCEADDLLQVPKDIPLLGAATIGVNPCTAYRMLQDFVTLKPGATVMQNGSNSAVGQAVIQIAAALGLKTINIIRDRPNRQELEEELKSMGADFVITEEELQCLGLDNLIQELPKPILGLNCVGGRSAGLVLSSLCDGATLVTYGGMAKKPLQIPAKSLIFKNITLQGFWMTQWKRNNSKALYSSSSSPSSNTMLTSPFPPTHGRLSSISDM is encoded by the exons ATGAGGAGGCCTCTGTTCAGACTGACCCAGAAGAGAGTGCTGCccctgtggcagagagagagcagaaccacCCTGGCCCCTGGTGCTCTACGGCAACTCCACTCCTGCTCAGCACTGGTCTACAGAAAGCACGGACATCACTATGACACAGTCAG AATGGAGGAGATGTCCTTGCCAGCCCTGGGTCAACACAGTGTCAGACTGAGGATGTTGGCAGCACCAGTGAATCCAGCTGATATTAACATGCTACAAG GCACATACCCAATCCTTCCAGTGTTTCCTGCTGTGGGTGGGAATGAGGGAGtgggggaggtggtggaggttggTCTGAAGGTCACCTCTCTGAGACCAGGAGACTGGGCCATACCGTGGGATGCTGGCTTTG GTACATggaggacagaggcagtgtgtgaggCTGATGACCTTCTCCAAGTCCCCAAGGACATCCCTCTGCTGGGGGCTGCTACCATCGGGGTGAACCCCTGCACTGCCTACAGGATGCTGCAGGACTTTGTTACACTCAAACCAG GGGCCACTGTGATGCAGAAtggatccaacagtgcagtgggtcAGGCTGTCATTcaaatagctgctgccttggggtTGAAGACCATCAACATCATCAGAGACAG ACCCAATCGACAAGAGTTGGAGGAGGAACTAAAATCGATGGGAGCTGATTTTGTTATCACTGAAGAAGAGCTGCAATGTCTGGGTCTGGATAACTTAATTCAG GAGCTCCCAAAGCCCATCCTGGGTTTGAACTGTGTGGGAGGCCGGAGTGCTGGACTTGTCCTCTCTAGTCTTTG TGATGGGGCAACTTTAGTGACATATGGTGGGATGGCCAAAAAACCTCTCCAGATTCCAGCT AAATCTCTAATTTTTAAGAATATAACATTACAAGGATTCTGGATGACACAGTGGAAAAGAAACAATAGTAAAG CTCTctactcctcatcctcctctccttcatccaaCACCATGCTCACCTCCCCCTTTCCACCTACTCATGGCAGACTTTCTTCAATAAGTGAT ATGTGA
- the LOC115139472 gene encoding enoyl-[acyl-carrier-protein] reductase, mitochondrial isoform X3 — MRRPLFRLTQKRVLPLWQRESRTTLAPGALRQLHSCSALVYRKHGHHYDTVRMEEMSLPALGQHSVRLRMLAAPVNPADINMLQGTYPILPVFPAVGGNEGVGEVVEVGLKVTSLRPGDWAIPWDAGFGTWRTEAVCEADDLLQVPKDIPLLGAATIGVNPCTAYRMLQDFVTLKPGATVMQNGSNSAVGQAVIQIAAALGLKTINIIRDRPNRQELEEELKSMGADFVITEEELQCLGLDNLIQELPKPILGLNCVGGRSAGLVLSSLCDGATLVTYGGMAKKPLQIPAKSLIFKNITLQGFWMTQWKRNNSKALYSSSSSPSSNTMLTSPFPPTHGRLSSISDQM; from the exons ATGAGGAGGCCTCTGTTCAGACTGACCCAGAAGAGAGTGCTGCccctgtggcagagagagagcagaaccacCCTGGCCCCTGGTGCTCTACGGCAACTCCACTCCTGCTCAGCACTGGTCTACAGAAAGCACGGACATCACTATGACACAGTCAG AATGGAGGAGATGTCCTTGCCAGCCCTGGGTCAACACAGTGTCAGACTGAGGATGTTGGCAGCACCAGTGAATCCAGCTGATATTAACATGCTACAAG GCACATACCCAATCCTTCCAGTGTTTCCTGCTGTGGGTGGGAATGAGGGAGtgggggaggtggtggaggttggTCTGAAGGTCACCTCTCTGAGACCAGGAGACTGGGCCATACCGTGGGATGCTGGCTTTG GTACATggaggacagaggcagtgtgtgaggCTGATGACCTTCTCCAAGTCCCCAAGGACATCCCTCTGCTGGGGGCTGCTACCATCGGGGTGAACCCCTGCACTGCCTACAGGATGCTGCAGGACTTTGTTACACTCAAACCAG GGGCCACTGTGATGCAGAAtggatccaacagtgcagtgggtcAGGCTGTCATTcaaatagctgctgccttggggtTGAAGACCATCAACATCATCAGAGACAG ACCCAATCGACAAGAGTTGGAGGAGGAACTAAAATCGATGGGAGCTGATTTTGTTATCACTGAAGAAGAGCTGCAATGTCTGGGTCTGGATAACTTAATTCAG GAGCTCCCAAAGCCCATCCTGGGTTTGAACTGTGTGGGAGGCCGGAGTGCTGGACTTGTCCTCTCTAGTCTTTG TGATGGGGCAACTTTAGTGACATATGGTGGGATGGCCAAAAAACCTCTCCAGATTCCAGCT AAATCTCTAATTTTTAAGAATATAACATTACAAGGATTCTGGATGACACAGTGGAAAAGAAACAATAGTAAAG CTCTctactcctcatcctcctctccttcatccaaCACCATGCTCACCTCCCCCTTTCCACCTACTCATGGCAGACTTTCTTCAATAAGTGAT caGATGTGA
- the LOC115139472 gene encoding enoyl-[acyl-carrier-protein] reductase, mitochondrial isoform X5: protein MRRPLFRLTQKRVLPLWQRESRTTLAPGALRQLHSCSALVYRKHGHHYDTVRMEEMSLPALGQHSVRLRMLAAPVNPADINMLQGTYPILPVFPAVGGNEGVGEVVEVGLKVTSLRPGDWAIPWDAGFGTWRTEAVCEADDLLQVPKDIPLLGAATIGVNPCTAYRMLQDFVTLKPGATVMQNGSNSAVGQAVIQIAAALGLKTINIIRDRPNRQELEEELKSMGADFVITEEELQCLGLDNLIQELPKPILGLNCVGGRSAGLVLSSLCDGATLVTYGGMAKKPLQIPALSTPHPPLLHPTPCSPPPFHLLMADFLQ, encoded by the exons ATGAGGAGGCCTCTGTTCAGACTGACCCAGAAGAGAGTGCTGCccctgtggcagagagagagcagaaccacCCTGGCCCCTGGTGCTCTACGGCAACTCCACTCCTGCTCAGCACTGGTCTACAGAAAGCACGGACATCACTATGACACAGTCAG AATGGAGGAGATGTCCTTGCCAGCCCTGGGTCAACACAGTGTCAGACTGAGGATGTTGGCAGCACCAGTGAATCCAGCTGATATTAACATGCTACAAG GCACATACCCAATCCTTCCAGTGTTTCCTGCTGTGGGTGGGAATGAGGGAGtgggggaggtggtggaggttggTCTGAAGGTCACCTCTCTGAGACCAGGAGACTGGGCCATACCGTGGGATGCTGGCTTTG GTACATggaggacagaggcagtgtgtgaggCTGATGACCTTCTCCAAGTCCCCAAGGACATCCCTCTGCTGGGGGCTGCTACCATCGGGGTGAACCCCTGCACTGCCTACAGGATGCTGCAGGACTTTGTTACACTCAAACCAG GGGCCACTGTGATGCAGAAtggatccaacagtgcagtgggtcAGGCTGTCATTcaaatagctgctgccttggggtTGAAGACCATCAACATCATCAGAGACAG ACCCAATCGACAAGAGTTGGAGGAGGAACTAAAATCGATGGGAGCTGATTTTGTTATCACTGAAGAAGAGCTGCAATGTCTGGGTCTGGATAACTTAATTCAG GAGCTCCCAAAGCCCATCCTGGGTTTGAACTGTGTGGGAGGCCGGAGTGCTGGACTTGTCCTCTCTAGTCTTTG TGATGGGGCAACTTTAGTGACATATGGTGGGATGGCCAAAAAACCTCTCCAGATTCCAGCT CTCTctactcctcatcctcctctccttcatccaaCACCATGCTCACCTCCCCCTTTCCACCTACTCATGGCAGACTTTCTTCAATAA